Proteins from a single region of Lasioglossum baleicum chromosome 1, iyLasBale1, whole genome shotgun sequence:
- the Ppk13 gene encoding pickpocket 13, which produces MWRAFVWCWKVMKQYLSNCNIHGVKYLVNDQLSYPERLFWLVSCVACWYGCAIMIHDVLRNYIEYPVAVTIESMFLHWVTPYPTIAICISNSKTIKNNYFKRNPGMLGNFSNQKLLQATSEELLSAYEQMRFPCADLLDMCTWNNRKFNCCSEFQELQKTGIGYCLAMNTYHLGEDKLRYFINGSTKYGDLVIDVYSGSKPELVSTAVSVHMLNNLGLPMIDNFEMEQTVVKNGKMNRIEFTMYDMYNEPGVKYVAIEPRDCQFRHEKQRDSMFAIYSSDTCYLQMIIERMVKFCGCVNFYYYAPKGTRVCNGTEMLCIIANKSEIASEDLRSKLCQPNCEGTAIYLNRWDPHDYDSPTKSHSRFHFTMLSHPTIRYRRYVVYDLLDVIVSVGSAVGLFMGASILSIFEIPYWLFIRRDKIR; this is translated from the exons ATGTGGCGGGCATTTGTTTGGTGTTGGAAAGTCATGAAACAATATTTAAGTAATTGCAACATCCACGGTGTTAAATATCTTGTGAATGATCAGCTTTCCTACCCGGAAAG GCTCTTTTGGCTGGTTTCCTGCGTTGCGTGCTGGTATGGATGTGCCATTATGATCCACGATGTTTTGAGGAACTACATCGAGTATCCTGTCGCAGTGACGATAGAAAGTATGTTTCTACATTGGGTGACACCGTACCCTACGATAGCTATCTGCATTTCCAATTCGAAAACGATTAAGAACAACTATTTCAAACG GAATCCCGGGATGCTCGGAAACTTTTCCAATCAGAAACTACTTCAAGCAACGTCGGAGGAGCTGTTGTCCGCCTACGAGCAG ATGAGATTCCCGTGCGCGGATTTGTTGGACATGTGCACGTGGAATAACAGGAAGTTCAATTGCTGCTCGGAATTCCAGGAATTGCAGAAAACAGGCATCGGCTACTGTCTCGCTATGAACACGTATCACCTGGGCGAAGATAAATTGCGTTACTTCATCAATGGGTCCACGAAATATGGCGACCTAGTCATCGACGTTTATTCGGGCTCGAAACCGGAGTTAGTCAGCACCGCTGTCTCC GTGCACATGCTCAACAATCTGGGGTTGCCGATGATCGACAATTTCGAGATGGAGCAGACGGTCGTGAAGAATGGTAAAATGAATCGCATCGAATTTACGATGTACGACATGTACAACGAGCCGGGCGTGAAGTATGTCGCGATCGAGCCGAGGGATTGCCAATTTCGTCACGAGAAGCAACGGGACAGCATGTTTGCTATTTACAGCAGCGACACGTGTTATCTCCAA ATGATTATAGAACGGATGGTGAAGTTTTGCGGTTGCGTGAACTTCTACTACTACGCGCCCAAGGGTACACGAGTGTGTAACGGCACCGAGATGCTCTGCATAATCGCCAACAAGTCCGAGATTGCCTCCGAAGACCTGAGGTCCAAATTATGCCAGCCGAACTGCGAGGGCACCGCGATATATCT TAATCGATGGGATCCTCACGACTACGATTCACCAACGAAGTCGCACTCCAGATTCCATTTTACAATGCTCTCCCATCCAACCATTAGGTACCGGCGATACGTGGTGTACGATCTGTTGGATGTTATAG TTTCAGTTGGGAGTGCAGTGGGGCTGTTCATGGGCGCCAGTATTTTGAGCATCTTCGAAATACCGTACTGGTTATTCATCCGTCGCGATAAGATAAGGTAA
- the LOC143211945 gene encoding tax1-binding protein 3 homolog — translation MCAKMAFQHQAGTAMKCLSIPITLHKETEVNENGEKVMKCGFKIGGGIDQDFRKSPQGYTDNGIYVTEVHEGSPAAKSGLRMHDKILQCNGYDFTMVTHKKAVSYIRKHPVLNLLVARKGVTST, via the exons ATGTGTGCGAAAATGGCATTTCAGCACCAAGCTGGCACAGCTATGAAGTGCTTAAGT ATACCAATCACATTACACAAAGAAACAGAAGTTAATGAAAACGGGGAGAAAGTAATGAAATGTGGCTTTAAGATCGGCGGCGGAATCGATCAAGACTTTAGGAAAAGTCCCCAAGGTTACACAGATAAT GGTATATATGTAACTGAAGTTCACGAAGGATCTCCAGCAGCGAAAAGTGGTCTTCGGATGCACGACAAGATATTACAGTGTAACGGGTATGATTTTACCATGGTCACTCATAAAAAAGCAGTATCTTATATAAGGAAGCATCCagtattaaatttattagtagCTCGCAAAGGTGTGACCAGTACTTAA
- the LOC143211831 gene encoding nose resistant to fluoxetine protein 6-like yields the protein MRITFILFMLYVHWAVAELKINNEQLTTTSDSLTNNYTSSELPAFQWNDFVDVWDPLKVARIWRNDARGSMNISANCQRDFTDYMTAVSSGDRWALKMVDATGRYTWGLFSDNVFWVGSTDQCREMAAEFLERQNKGDDYRERDVPPFLVGITSVTVILSPLHLELDKSFRIMLGLCLPDSCDIEDVRELIHFAQNRRAHNSSSEIVVENVKNLSTGYSLWEDPVFYVLAIVFVVAVVFVCLGTFYDVSMRYRVLRSRRSVRDTENTMTAMKTMQTDRNIDNEITIAKLLSVKEHNGASDVRAKKTAPKPLSEALLSFSLLLNLSKLCSLNVGDDTLAPIHGLRFISMMWIILGHTCLTVIVVSEARSFRSNAERDFFYQTVSNTNYAVDTFFFMSGCLVSFLYLRTITKTAMQKMKLLRNSCGTFLQFLGMVSYRYVRLTPPYLVVIGLVQVSSSWYYSHTMLDVFTVDYKNCRRFWWRNILYVNTYFDIDERCMMWTWYLANDTLFFIVGAVILIIGVRLLPAAAILTTIILIVSWIVTGTIAWHTEHVPSIADPFAHYDSLYDKPWVRVGPYLLGMVAGWYLYKSNCSLKMPKMVAFACWVLSFFVMLSIVYGLHGSSYGPFMSVAYTALSHSAWAAAVGWVLIACVTGHGGVVNKILSWKLLYPLSRLSYCVYLVHCILIRVVIVNGESSLHLTQGLMAILFLGFAVASYAVALPMSLLFEAPVVSLLRIVHPLRSWNK from the exons ATGCGaataacatttatattatttatgttGTACGTGCATTGGGCCGTTGCTGAATTAAAAATCAATAACGAACAGTTGACAACGACCAGTGATAGTTTAACAAATAATTATACCAGTTCCGAGTTACCGGCGTTCCAATGGAATGATTTTGTAGACGTTTGGGATCCTCTGAAAGTTGCAAGAATTTGGCGAAACGATGCTCGAGGATCGATGAACATCTCCGCGAACTGTCAACGAGATTTCACGGATTATATGACGGCAGTATCATCAGGGGATCGATGGGCCTTGAAAA TGGTCGACGCGACCGGCAGGTATACCTGGGGATTGTTCTCCGACAACGTGTTCTGGGTGGGTTCCACTGACCAATGTCGCGAGATGGCCGCTGAATTTCTCGAGCGACAAAACAAAGGCGATGATTATCGTGAAAGGGACGTGCCGCCGTTTCTAGTGGGCATCACTTCCGTCACCGTTATTCTGAGTCCCCTCCACTTGGAACTGGATAAA TCTTTCAGAATCATGCTTGGGCTTTGTCTACCCGATTCCTGCGACATCGAAGACGTTCGAGAGCTTATCCACTTTGCGCAGAACCGGCGTGCACATAATTCCTCCTCGGAGATAGTCGTCGAAAACGTTAAGAATCTTTCGACGGGATACTCCCTCTGGGAGGACCCGGTCTTCTACGTTTTAGC GATTGTTTTTGTCGTGGCCGTTGTTTTCGTCTGTCTGGGCACTTTCTATGACGTTTCTATGAGGTATCGGGTATTACGTTCGAGGAGAAGCGTTCGGGACACGGAGAACACAATGACGGCGATGAAAACGATGCAGACCGACCGAAACATCGACAACGAGATCACGATCGCGAAGCTGTTGTCGGTGAAGGAGCACAATGGAGCTTCAG ACGTAAGAGCTAAGAAAACCGCTCCGAAACCATTGTCGGAGGCGCTGTTATCCTTCAGCCTTCTACTGAATTTATCGAAACTCTGCAGCCTCAATGTCGGCGACGACACTTTAGCTCCCATTCACGGACTGCGATTCATTTCTATGATGTGGATCATCTTGGGCCACACTTGTCTCACGGTAATCGTGGTCTCTG AGGCTAGATCGTTCAGGTCTAACGCGGAAAGAGACTTCTTCTACCAAACGGTTAGCAACACTAACTACGCAGTGGACACCTTCTTCTTCATGAG CGGATGCCTGGTCTCGTTCCTCTATCTTCGCACGATCACGAAAACAGCCATGCAGAAGATGAAATTGTTGAGAAACAGTTGCGGCACGTTTCTACAGTTCCTAGGAATGGTTTCCTACCGGTACGTTCGCCTAACTCCGCCCTATCTCGTCGTGATAGGTCTGGTCCAGGTGTCAAGTTCCTGGTACTACAGCCACACGATGCTCGACGTGTTCACGGTCGATTACAAGAACTGCAGACGATTCTGGTGGAGAAACATTCTCTACGTGAACACATACTTCGACATTGACGAACGG TGCATGATGTGGACTTGGTACCTGGCGAACGATACGTTATTCTTCATCGTTGGAGCGGTCATTCTCATAATCGGCGTGAG ACTACTTCCGGCGGCAGCGATTTTGACGACCATAATCCTGATCGTGTCCTGGATCGTTACGGGGACCATCGCGTGGCACACGGAGCATGTGCCAAG CATAGCGGACCCGTTCGCTCACTACGACAGCCTCTACGACAAGCCTTGGGTAAGGGTCGGGCCGTATCTGCTGGGGATGGTGGCCGGCTGGTACCTCTATAAGTCAAATTGCAGCCTAAAGATGCCTAAG ATGGTTGCATTCGCTTGCTGGGTCCTCTCATTCTTCGTCATGCTGAGTATAGTGTACGGACTTCACGGAAGTAGCTACGGTCCATTCATGTCCGTGGCATACACCGCGCTGTCGCATTCAGCATGGGCAGCCGCAGTCGGATGGGTCCTGATCGCTTGCGTCACCGGTCACGGTG GTGTCGTGAACAAAATACTGTCTTGGAAGTTGCTGTACCCACTGTCCAGATTGAGCTACTGTGTCTATTTGGTTCATTGTATTCTCATACGAGTGGTAATCGTGAATGGAGAAAGTTCGTTGCACTTGACGCAGGGATTAATG GCGATACTTTTCTTGGGGTTCGCGGTTGCATCCTATGCCGTGGCGTTGCCGATGAGCCTGCTCTTCGAGGCTCCTGTGGTGTCCCTGCTGAGGATAGTCCATCCTCTGCGATCCTGGAACAAGTAG
- the LOC143211862 gene encoding polycomb group protein Pc isoform X1 → MDLGDRVYAAERITKKREKRGKVEYFVKWKGWSKKYNTWEPEENILDVRLIELYEESQKGGDVATRRPRRRDARYNEQVLANLVVEEEPGGDERVGEDSQDESTTGSTSATRLNPVAPDEDTLPSSLDGHESPIAPELSVSAFSVDSDSSNSSVDSPLLPRKEPTGTKRKVEVLSKESGKIGVTITTSSPSSGSGSPPPNKIPRLLPLNPTSPTYHSHKINGRRPSSSSVKSTPEEPLPAVPTTPAPAVQDKKRPEADVPHGPPPSLPRAPPAPLSPQIDTPLEQPTKKRHLSEQKQEKSNGAVTVDANGHKSPSPTDSYTNNNRLTPVVNGHHSHNNNHNNNNNNNNNNNNNNTSSLKQTEITKADMYVPLSSPGTDYWHARNPVADQVFITDVTVNLKTVTIRECKTEKGFFRERDPKSDIY, encoded by the exons GGCAAGGTGGAGTATTTCGTAAAATGGAAAGGATGGAGCAAAAA ATACAACACGTGGGAACCGGAAGAGAATATTTTAGACGTGAGGTTAATTGAATTATACGAGGAAAGTCAAAAGGGTGGGGATGTGGCGACGAGGAGACCCAGGCGGAGGGATGCCAGATACAAT GAGCAGGTCCTTGCTAATCTGGTGGTTGAGGAAGAACCCGGTGGAGATGAACGGGTTGGAGAAGACAGTCAAGATGAATCCACTACCGGTAGCACGTCGGCTACTCGCTTGAATCCCGTTGCACCCGACGAGGATACACTTCCGAGTTCTCTCGATGGACACGAATCGCCGATCGCTCCGGAATTATCGGTATCCGCGTTCAGCGTCGACTCGGACAGTTCCAACAGTAGCGTAGACAGTCCTTTGTTACCAAGAAAGGAGCCAACGGGTACGAAGAGGAAGGTCGAGGTTCTCAGCAAGGAGTCTGGGAAAATCGGTGTCACTATCACCACAAGCAGTCCTAGTAGCGGCAGTGGGAGTCCACCGCCGAATAAGATTCCTCGATTATTACCTCTGAATCCTACGTCCCCTACTTATCAC AGTCACAAAATTAATGGTAGGAGGCCGTCGTCATCCAGCGTGAAATCTACGCCGGAAGAACCGCTACCCGCAGTACCGACGACACCAGCTCCAGCGGTGCAGGATAAAAAGCGTCCTGAAGCGGACGTGCCTCACGGTCCTCCACCCTCGCTGCCTCGTGCACCGCCAGCACCTCTATCTCCTCAGATAGACACGCCTCTGGAGCAGCCTACCAAAAAGAGGCATTTGTCGGAACAAAAACAGGAGAAGTCGAACGGAGCCGTGACGGTCGACGCAAACGGTCACAAATCGCCCAGTCCTACAGACTCTTACACGAACAACAACAGGTTAACGCCCGTCGTGAATGGACACCATAGtcataataacaaccataataataacaataacaacaacaacaataataataacaacaacacGTCAAGCCTGAAACAAACGGAGATCACGAAGGCGGACATGTATGTCCCTCTGTCCAGTCCTGGTACGGATTACTGGCACGCGAGGAATCCAGTCGCCGATCAGGTGTTCATTACGGACGTCACGGTGAATCTGAAAACCGTTACCATCAGGGAGTGTAAGACTGAGAAAGGATTCTTCCGGGAGAGGGATCCTAAGAGCGATATCTATTAA
- the LOC143211852 gene encoding uncharacterized protein LOC143211852, with amino-acid sequence MSESKLQVPIAAEQAKSSLRVSSRANAFRNVLTFEEVQQLAKDSLGPEAEAQKHSLRQYSDGKLGFLSSHQRLSIEAKTKTGETEMLTFFVKVVPYDLPVQAEYVIGKCVFLKEMIFLRDIVPELKKSYNAEQWSPRCYLVKDHLFIFEDLGAKGYTMRDKHSFTKELVVSSLNSIARMHASSLLAEERLGVSFKKLYPDAFVENSFARTGKTKEWFDTGINAIVAIAEQLGLDASQVPKACQEVFAGLEMSPTKRNVISHGDLWGNNMMFSNEVPPKCLLVDFQLLRYAPLVHDVAQLLYLCTDRSFRKSSEETMLKHYYSVLCETLKSAGTPIEIPPWSEIVEGYEEQRLAAAVAAATFFHTVLMDEDLVEELMSNPVTYNEFVFENRTEIVLKVMKEDLRYRKRVTESVVDIVDLSLRFDQLPKPS; translated from the coding sequence ATGTCTGAGTCGAAACTGCAGGTTCCAATAGCAGCTGAACAGGCAAAGAGTTCGCTAAGAGTCAGCTCTCGGGCGAACGCGTTCCGCAATGTGCTGACATTCGAAGAGGTTCAACAGTTAGCGAAGGATTCGCTGGGCCCTGAAGCAGAAGCGCAGAAGCACTCTCTGCGCCAGTATTCCGATGGGAAACTCGGCTTCCTCAGTTCCCATCAGCGGCTCTCTATCGAGGCGAAGACCAAGACCGGAGAGACAGAGATGCTGACCTTCTTCGTCAAAGTTGTGCCGTACGACCTGCCAGTTCAAGCCGAATACGTGATCGGCAAGTGCGTCTTTCTGAAAGAAATGATATTCCTTCGCGACATAGTCCCCGAGCTGAAGAAGTCGTACAACGCCGAGCAATGGTCCCCGCGTTGCTACCTGGTCAAGGATCACCTGTTCATCTTCGAGGACCTAGGCGCCAAAGGCTACACCATGCGGGACAAGCACTCGTTCACCAAGGAACTGGTTGTTTCCAGCTTGAATAGTATCGCGCGGATGCACGCGTCGTCTCTTCTAGCGGAGGAACGGCTCGGTGTTTCTTTTAAGAAGCTATACCCTGACGCTTTCGTGGAGAACTCGTTCGCTAGGACCGGCAAAACGAAAGAGTGGTTCGACACCGGTATCAACGCCATCGTCGCTATTGCTGAACAACTTGGCCTCGACGCCAGTCAAGTGCCGAAGGCCTGCCAAGAAGTGTTCGCTGGTCTGGAGATGTCACCTACCAAGAGAAACGTCATCAGCCACGGAGATCTATGGGGAAACAACATGATGTTCAGCAACGAAGTACCTCCGAAGTGTTTGCTCGTGGATTTTCAATTGTTGAGATACGCACCTTTGGTACACGACGTCGCACAGTTACTATACCTTTGCACCGATCGCAGCTTCAGGAAATCCTCGGAGGAGACTATGCTGAAACATTATTACAGCGTGCTATGCGAGACTTTGAAGTCAGCTGGAACACCCATAGAAATTCCACCTTGGTCCGAGATCGTCGAAGGATACGAAGAACAACGGTTAGCAGCCGCGGTCGCTGCAGCTACGTTCTTCCACACTGTGCTGATGGACGAGGATTTGGTCGAGGAGCTTATGAGCAATCCTGTCACCTACAACGAATTCGTGTTTGAGAACAGAACCGAAATAGTACTCAAAGTCATGAAAGAAGACCTGCGATATCGGAAAAGAGTCACGGAATCTGTCGTCGACATTGTGGATTTGAGTTTGCGCTTCGATCAGCTCCCGAAACCGTCGTGA
- the LOC143211954 gene encoding uncharacterized protein LOC143211954 isoform X2: MKLTSWSFVSCILVSMLFLAVITSGYPASNPEIAIESMRQIPQWHCLRYRKFDLVRRCRNYRLGRKH; this comes from the exons ATGAAGTTGACATCGTGGAGTTTTGTGTCGTGCATCTTGGTGTCTATGTTGTTCCTGGCGGTTATTACGTCCGGATACCCTGCCAGCAACCCGGAGATA GCGATCGAGAGCATGCGACAGATCCCGCAATGGCACTGTCTCCGCTACAGAAAGTTTGATCTGGTGCGTCGCTGTCGGAACTACCGTTTAGGGAGGAAACACTGA
- the LOC143211862 gene encoding polycomb group protein Pc isoform X2: MDLGDRVYAAERITKKREKRGKVEYFVKWKGWSKKYNTWEPEENILDVRLIELYEESQKGGDVATRRPRRRDARYNVLANLVVEEEPGGDERVGEDSQDESTTGSTSATRLNPVAPDEDTLPSSLDGHESPIAPELSVSAFSVDSDSSNSSVDSPLLPRKEPTGTKRKVEVLSKESGKIGVTITTSSPSSGSGSPPPNKIPRLLPLNPTSPTYHSHKINGRRPSSSSVKSTPEEPLPAVPTTPAPAVQDKKRPEADVPHGPPPSLPRAPPAPLSPQIDTPLEQPTKKRHLSEQKQEKSNGAVTVDANGHKSPSPTDSYTNNNRLTPVVNGHHSHNNNHNNNNNNNNNNNNNNTSSLKQTEITKADMYVPLSSPGTDYWHARNPVADQVFITDVTVNLKTVTIRECKTEKGFFRERDPKSDIY, encoded by the exons GGCAAGGTGGAGTATTTCGTAAAATGGAAAGGATGGAGCAAAAA ATACAACACGTGGGAACCGGAAGAGAATATTTTAGACGTGAGGTTAATTGAATTATACGAGGAAAGTCAAAAGGGTGGGGATGTGGCGACGAGGAGACCCAGGCGGAGGGATGCCAGATACAAT GTCCTTGCTAATCTGGTGGTTGAGGAAGAACCCGGTGGAGATGAACGGGTTGGAGAAGACAGTCAAGATGAATCCACTACCGGTAGCACGTCGGCTACTCGCTTGAATCCCGTTGCACCCGACGAGGATACACTTCCGAGTTCTCTCGATGGACACGAATCGCCGATCGCTCCGGAATTATCGGTATCCGCGTTCAGCGTCGACTCGGACAGTTCCAACAGTAGCGTAGACAGTCCTTTGTTACCAAGAAAGGAGCCAACGGGTACGAAGAGGAAGGTCGAGGTTCTCAGCAAGGAGTCTGGGAAAATCGGTGTCACTATCACCACAAGCAGTCCTAGTAGCGGCAGTGGGAGTCCACCGCCGAATAAGATTCCTCGATTATTACCTCTGAATCCTACGTCCCCTACTTATCAC AGTCACAAAATTAATGGTAGGAGGCCGTCGTCATCCAGCGTGAAATCTACGCCGGAAGAACCGCTACCCGCAGTACCGACGACACCAGCTCCAGCGGTGCAGGATAAAAAGCGTCCTGAAGCGGACGTGCCTCACGGTCCTCCACCCTCGCTGCCTCGTGCACCGCCAGCACCTCTATCTCCTCAGATAGACACGCCTCTGGAGCAGCCTACCAAAAAGAGGCATTTGTCGGAACAAAAACAGGAGAAGTCGAACGGAGCCGTGACGGTCGACGCAAACGGTCACAAATCGCCCAGTCCTACAGACTCTTACACGAACAACAACAGGTTAACGCCCGTCGTGAATGGACACCATAGtcataataacaaccataataataacaataacaacaacaacaataataataacaacaacacGTCAAGCCTGAAACAAACGGAGATCACGAAGGCGGACATGTATGTCCCTCTGTCCAGTCCTGGTACGGATTACTGGCACGCGAGGAATCCAGTCGCCGATCAGGTGTTCATTACGGACGTCACGGTGAATCTGAAAACCGTTACCATCAGGGAGTGTAAGACTGAGAAAGGATTCTTCCGGGAGAGGGATCCTAAGAGCGATATCTATTAA
- the L(2)05287 gene encoding WD repeat-containing protein l(2)05287, protein MHVKLNARRASTTAEVIDVDDLVLARKGGGSIIDHRPIFSHDGETLYIIWKHYIRAYSTQTGDFVKELEPASHRISGLIVHPENFNTIIACTENGELNFWSCQSGIITKKLKLNFQEEPKVKTFHIVNYKTHKGDELSQVLITYISKCNKLIYVLLFDLDTGVCAKSTCISINSQDYYVDIIGNHGENLIAILYDVDLHILNPSRNLVDKLHKTGKTGRIPTCIAGHPEEECVATGDSTGRVVVWKSLFQSRPYTAVYHWHTLPVTEIAFSKSGGHMYTGGGECVLVKWVLAHTQHKSFLPRLPAPIKHLTIAPDNLYVAVSTLDNGIVVVNPQRKLTSVIQNFTWGVALSSQDLFPAGLIVDPRTGSLVLNSRTGHVQFYNTHTKSLLYNINITAQNFLTQERSVIIVNTEVTKIALNDDGTWMATVEERNDKLSCIEVRLKFWMFDVTKQLFSLNTSIELPHEGGVNALRFQPITFDEDGILAVTTGRDKKFKLWHLVESTSMYKKTKHWQCHSIGDYRNLPVTDAGFSIDGSLVGIGFDSSVTMWIPDTCTFKCSLTHSRCNEPITRIEFGKQEACHLVVTTSAKHIAVWNTLSLTLIWSVPLNVATLAADSKSIYMAVFTTDNSLYVFTPQKSSLVYTRKDVVEKNSSILGATFIPHLQEKRNSSYGKWQRKSQLYFLDSNQELLTLEPESEVTISLEILSSNASVPATAFANMIAGQTTAENEKTTPYVHGQLGTSKGGMVEELLSISAHTLPPMKLLCTSFITSLLMSAKTQSVEGKHDRDDKGNSEDESADESESESARPMKPESSPDVVNNDADETKVEVIDHDWTFLRAILPDEEDIETIEH, encoded by the exons ATGCATGTGAAGTTAAACGCACGGCGTGCGTCCACAACCGCCGAAGTAATAGACGTAGACGATTTAGTTTTGGCGAGAAAAGGCGGAGGTAGCATAATTGATCACCGGCCAATCTTTTCTCACGACGGAGA GACActgtatataatatggaaacacTATATAAGAGCTTATAGCACGCAAACCGGAGATTTTGTAAAGGAATTAGAGCCAGCAAGTCATCGGATTAGCGGACTAATTGTACATCCTGAAAATTTTAATACCATTATTGCCTGTACAGAGAATGGGGAACTGAATTTCTGGAGTTGTCAAAGTGGCATTATCACTAAAAAatta aaattgaatttccaaGAAGAACCGAAAGTAAAAACTTTTCACATTGTAAATTATAAGACTCATAAAGGAGATGAGTTAAGCCAAGTTCTTATAACTTATATTTCGAAATGTAACAAATTGATCTATGTACTTTTATTTGACCTAGATACCGGAGTTTGTGCAAAATCTACCTGTATATC AATTAATTCCCAAGATTATTATGTTGATATAATTGGGAATCATGGGGAGAATTTAATAGCGATTCTTTACGATGTAGATTTGCACATTCTAAATCCATCCAGAAATCTTGTAGATAAATT GCACAAGACAGGCAAAACTGGTAGAATACCAACATGTATCGCTGGACATCCAGAAGAAGAATGCGTGGCCACAGGAGATTCAACCGGTCGTGTAGTGGTATGGAAAAGTTTGTTCCAATCAAGACCTTACACAGCGGTATACCATTGGCACACATTACCAGTAACAGAAATAGCATTTAGTAAATCGG GTGGTCATATGTACACTGGGGGAGGAGAATGTGTACTAGTAAAATGGGTTTTAGCACATACGCAACATAAATCATTTCTCCCACGACTGCCAGCTCCTATAAAACACCTTACCATCGCACCAGATAATTTATATGTTGCCGTTTCTACTTTGGACAATG GAATTGTAGTCGTAAATCCACAAAGAAAATTGACCTCTGTAATACAGAACTTTACGTGGGGCGTAGCCTTGTCTTCGCAAGATTTATTCCCTGCTGGTCTCATCGTGGATCCACGTACCGGTTCCCTTGTCTTAAACAGTCGTACTGGACACGTTCAGTTTTATAATACCCACACAAAGAGTTTATTATACAAT ATAAATATTACAGCGCAAAATTTTTTGACTCAAGAGCGTAGCGTGATCATTGTAAACACAGAAGTTACGAAAATAGCTTTAAACGACGACGGCACTTGGATGGCTACAGTCGAGGAACGGAATGATAAATTATCTTGCATAGAAGTTAGACTCAAGTTTTGGATGTTTGACGTCACAAAGCAGTt ATTTTCTTTAAACACATCCATCGAACTTCCTCACGAGGGTGGCGTGAATGCATTGCGTTTTCAACCGATCACATTCGACGAAGACGGAATACTCGCTGTCACAACCGGCAGggataaaaaattcaaattgtgGCATCTGGTCGAATCTACGTCTATGTACA AGAAGACGAAACATTGGCAATGTCATAGTATAGGGGATTATAGAAATCTACCTGTTACGGATGCCGGATTCTCGATAGATGGTTCATTAGTTGGTATTGGTTTTGATTCGAGCGTGACAATGTGGATACCCGATACCTGTACATTTAAATGTAGTCTTACTCACAGTCGATGCAATGAACCAATAAC ACGAATCGAATTCGGAAAGCAAGAGGCCTGTCATCTCGTGGTAACAACTTCCGCAAAACATATCGCTGTTTGGAATACTTTATCCCTTACGCTGATATGGAGTGTGCCTTTGAACGTTGCAACTCTTGCAGCTGACTCGAAATCTATTTACATGGCTGTTTTTACCACTGATAACTCGT TGTACGTATTCACACCTCAAAAATCATCGCTCGTGTACACAAGGAAAGATGTTGTCGAGAAAAATAGTTCTATCCTGGGAGCTACTTTTATACCGCATCTCCAGGAAAAGCGAAACTCCTCTTACGGAAAATGGCAGCGAAAGTCGCAGCTATACTTTTTAGATTCCAATCAA GAATTGTTAACACTGGAACCAGAGTCCGAGGTGACTATATCGTTAGAGATACTGTCTTCGAATGCCTCCGTACCCGCTACAGCTTTCGCCAACATGATAGCAGGTCAGACCACTGCGGAGAATGAGAAAACAACGCCGTATGTTCACGGGCAACTGGGTACATCGAAAGGGGGAATGGTAGAAGAG CTGCTGAGCATCTCGGCCCACACGTTGCCGCCTATGAAACTGCTCTGTACATCTTTCATCACCTCTCTGTTGATGTCGGCGAAAACCCAATCAGTGGAAGGCAAACACGACAG GGACGATAAAGGAAACAGTGAAGACGAATCAGCAGACGAGAGCGAGAGCGAATCCGCACGTCCAATGAAACCAGAATCTTCTCCCGATGTTGTAAACAACGATGCAGACGAGACGAAAGTGGAAGTAATAGACCATGATTGGACTTTCTTAAGAGCTATACTTCCTGACGAAGAGGACATTGAGACCATCGAACATTAA
- the LOC143211954 gene encoding uncharacterized protein LOC143211954 isoform X1, with product MKLTSWSFVSCILVSMLFLAVITSGYPASNPEIMYNLQAIESMRQIPQWHCLRYRKFDLVRRCRNYRLGRKH from the exons ATGAAGTTGACATCGTGGAGTTTTGTGTCGTGCATCTTGGTGTCTATGTTGTTCCTGGCGGTTATTACGTCCGGATACCCTGCCAGCAACCCGGAGATA ATGTATAACTTGCAGGCGATCGAGAGCATGCGACAGATCCCGCAATGGCACTGTCTCCGCTACAGAAAGTTTGATCTGGTGCGTCGCTGTCGGAACTACCGTTTAGGGAGGAAACACTGA